The genomic stretch AGATCCAACCAATAGCGATTCTTATGAGACACAATTGAGCTGAAATGTCAACCAATTGCAAACAGAGATGGTAGAGATGAGACAGGTGTTGACCTAGATCCTCTAGTTCACTCAAGATCAGGCTAGGATATCAACATTACACTATAGAACCATGGCCAAACCAAATCAGGCCTATTGGCCCATGCCCCACGTCCCCGGTTTGTGAAGAGCAAGTAGTGATGCAACCTCCAGTTTTAGCTCCCCATGTCGAACAATAAAACCCACAACCACAACAAGGCTAGAAGAGGAGACGATAGTTCACCGATCCAGAATCAAGTTTATTTACAATATATATTGAATTACTGATAAAAGGGTTCTTGGGCACATTACCATCATTGTCAGTTAATTATCATCTACCACATTGGTACAATCCACATCGATACTATAATCATCATGCCCAAAAGAGGCACCCCACTGATAAGTGCATTAGTTTGCAGCATGCTATTCAGAATCTCGTCGGTGATGGAAAGTTTAATTTGAACACTAAACAGTAGTTAGGTGGGGTTGAAAGCCCCTTTTGAGACATGATGGGGCCAAAACCAAGACCCGATGAAGATCAAAACCAGATAGTGAGCTCATGATGCAAATAATCGCTCAAGCCCCAGAACCTTGTCAAATTTTGATGCCACCTGAGTCATCAAAGCAACAGTGACAATTCACTAATCTAGGCTGCCTATGTCTTCTAATATATGctaaattgaagaaagaaggaCTAGTAGGCATGGGTTGTCCAtggtcaaaataaaaaatcctcttCCAGATTGGTATGACCAAATTAATATTATGAGTATCACATCTGAAAAGGGCACCTCACTGATAAATCCATCGGATTTAGGCAAGTCATACGAGATTTTTTGGACATTGGAAGTATTGAGCTAAAAGCTAAACCACAAGTGATTATGACACCTAGAGAAAGGATCAtaataaaaggagaagaagaatgcaAGAAAAGGAACATTTGAGCATGAAGAAAATAATGCTAGGTTCATAGAGAGAGGGTTGTCAAGagaaatttctttctttatttccttcCTTTTGTTTCAGAATGTAAAAATTACTTTTAATATCAATGAAATTTGGATTTTGTTTCACTTTCATGGTAACTCCCAATTCATCTATTTCTTCATTCACTCTCCGATACTGATTTAGAGTGTCAAAGTCTTGATGCTGAAAAATCTTGAGCTTTTCATATATCTAATCCTTTTCCAACGAGAATAGAGCTTAGGGGAAATCTTTCTTGTTAACCCAATTAAGGGAGGCCATCTTTAGCCAttaatctttcaaaaaaaaacctaagacaTCTAATCCGCTAGTTCCCATGTTGAACCTTAGTCTTTCTTTTGAAAACCCTATCTTAGCCTGCCTACAACCCGTGTTAATCCTATAAGCAAAAACAGTCAGTGAAAGGCACCGGGTTGAACCGGTGCGATAATcctccgatgcttaagtcagaaTCTATAGCAGTTAACTTTTTTGATCCACCTTATGGAGGCTTACCTCTTGTATTAATGGGGCAAGCACTAACCAACCGCTTCACGTTTCGTGCTCTTCCGGGACTCTTGGCTAAGTAGTTGGAATATTCCGAATATTCCTTCTCTGATAGGAGTTGGAGCGCTCTTGGGAACTTGCTATACATGTCCACTGGTAGCATCTTTGGAAGATTCCTTTTGGGGGGTATATTCTCCTTCTCAAGGTCCTTCCCAAAGAGGACTTCTGTGGGCGGAGTCCTAAGGGGAAGAGTTCTCTGAGTTGGCAACATGGGAACTTCCAATTCCTTGTGGATAACTCCAGTAAAGAACAAAGAACCGTTGGCCAGGAGCCAGGCTAAGGTTTTGATAGGAAAAAGACAAGGCAGGGGCTCGTCCGGAGATATAGTCGAGGCGAGGGCTTGGCCGGTCAAGGGATGAGGCATAGGCCCGTCCGATTATGGCCGTGGCGAGGGCTTGGCATGTCAGGGGACAAGGCGTAGGCTTGTCTGGATATGGTCGAGGTGAGGGCTCAATTGATCAGGGGACGAGGCGTAGGGTCATCTGGATATGACCGAGGTAAGGGCTCGGTTGGTCAAGGGACGAGGATTAGGCTCGTCAGGATATGGCCAAGGCAAGGGCCCGGCATGGCTAGGGAGAAAGGGAGTGCTCATCCTTTGTCGACTGCTTCCAGGCTATGGGGCCTTGCCATGGGCATATTTTGGCACATCAGGTACAATATGATTTTTATAATGATGACCATATCTAGACTATAGGAAAATTGGCTCTTCTTTATGTTGTTAAACATATTTGGTGTGAAAGAAACTTTAGGAGCGAGGACCAGATTTCAAATTGTGGAAGATAGAAAGAAGAATGTTACATTGAAATGTGAGTcaacttctaccaaaaaaaggataaagaaaTGCGAACTCACATATCAGTTTTGCATAATGCAAGACAATGAAGACACTAATTCCTTGTTGATTGTTGGGGACTAGGGGTTAGTTGGACTTTACAAAATTCCCAAACCTTGTTCACGGTTCTGTTCCCCCACACACTTATGGTTTAGTAGCCTTGCATTGTGATATTTCACGATGCCAAGATGGAGCTTCATATGGTGGGATCCTACTGGATGCTAAGGGATCTCTTATTTTCACATTTGTTGGTTTAGGAGAAACTTTATATGTTGTCAATATGGAGTTGCAAGCCAATTTTTTGAgggatttcaatttctattgaTAGGGACTTCAAGAAGATCTAAATCCACTCATATTCAAAGTTACCTATTGATATGATTAGGGGCAATGTCAAAGGCTCATGGGCCGCGTgttgaagagaaaatttttacATCTTACAAAGTCCCTCATTCAATATGAGTTCGACCATGTTTGGAGAGAAGTTAACCAATTAGAGACTTTATCGCTTATTCTAAATGATTAGTGTGAAGATTGTCGTCTTCCCTTCGGATTTCCTTGATGATCTAATTTCTTTAGTTAAACAGGGTACAGATAATTCTATTTACTTTCGAATGTAATTATATTTAGTACTCTACTACTAAATTTCTTGTATTGTGGGTTTTTGTCCTACTTGTTTTTAgaacttttctattttttttattaaccaaaaaataataataataaaataactcTCCCAccttttctttgttcttattttttacataatattttattttagtttatattgattgaagacaaaaaaaaaaatagattagaaaataaaagaagtacAACATTCCATCTGAATGACAATAGTTGATCTAACGTTTGCCATGGTTGCCTCTGTTATATAGATCAAagtcctctgtttttcccatccatgtttttccttgttttgctacttgcagaacatgacacgtggacaataatgagaccaacggtcaagattggatgaggattattacatccggtgcgttggtcttaaagttgtccatgtGTCGCATtctacaggtagcaaaacaaggaaaaacagggataagaaaaacagaggattattttccctgTTGTTATATAGGCACCTGTTCAAAAgtacagtctctctctctctctttgtggcAATAATAAATTGTCTGAAATGAACGATGAGACGATAAGGTGATAAGAAGCAGTGAACATCCAGCGTCTGGGAGAGCTTAGTCATGCATCCCAATCATTAGATGCTTAACGATTTTGTCGCCCACTTTCTCCGTCTCCGGCTCTGtaactctctcttctctctctccttctgcgTTATTCGGGAGGCTTTTTTCAATATGAAACATACACGTGTCACCTTCTAAATTTCCTGGATCGGGCGATCTGTGTTGACTGTTGAAGCTGGGGGAATCTGGATCTGTGCCTTCCGGCGATCCGATATTGAACCGTGGCGGGTGACGTGGGTCTAAACTCTGAATCGAGACTCGAGAGTGTTATATGTGACGTCTGAAATCTAAAACCGCCGGCGAAAGCAATATCAGCCCCTTCCTATGTTCGTTCGTTCTCTAAGATGATGGGGTGAAAAATAGAGATCCAGAATTCATATCGATCGATAGATTCAACCACTATGAGGAGTCGAAGGgatgctttctttttttgttaatcatTTATTTCCCTTATATTAATAATGAAGTCCCACTCTGTTTCCTCTGCTTTCAAAGATGAAGAAAGCATCTAAGGTGTAACTAACTGTTGAAGCAAACTTGGTTCTGAAGAACAAATGAGCCAAAGATCATTACATATATCAAAGAACAACAATTTATAAGACAAACCCATGAGATCCTTTTATTTGATGAGGATAGACATGGGAATAGAATGGGCTCGGCAGCCATTGCTTCCTGCACATTTCCATCCCGGACTTCCATAGACACATACATGACaataccaaatcaaaccaaatctcTACATCGCTACCACACTGTAATACTCGAAATTTATTGTTCTTATGAGCAAATCCATGTGGGTACCTCAACCCATCAAACACCAACAGGGCTCTTCCCCTTTATTCAAACGACTTAGACTGGGCAACTTAGATTGCCAGAACAAGTCCCGGAACGTCCTTACCTATGGCCTTAGAGAGTTTGCTTTGCCATAGTTGCTGGCACTTGAACGATGCCACCGCCGGCGACGAAGAAGACGACGAAGGAGAAGTAGATGAAGATGCTGGGGACGATTGATTGGAGTTATCTATGATGCGAGTCACAGTAAGAGATGTATTGAAGTACTCTCGGACTTGGGTGATTATTCCATCACGGGTCACCGTCCAAGCATGAACCCATAAAACAGAATGGTTCCGATCGATGCCTTCAACGAGGACGGTAGAGCAAATAGCGGCAAAGGTGAGAGGCAAGAAAACGAAAGGCTTGTCTGAAGAGGATGATGCCCCAGTGAGCAATCGCATCATATGTTGATATGATGGCGGGCCATGGAACCACCACTCGATGTCCGGCGCTAGCAAGCGTTGCACCGTCGAGACGTCTCTAGTGTTTAAGGCTTCATATAGGGCTTTAACAACACCTATACTACTGGATTCTGAACCTTCTTCCTCCAGAGTTTCTCCTGAGTTAGCCAGTGCTGGCACAGGCAGACGAGCCAAAGAAGAAACTGAAAAACAAAGAGAACAGAACACAACAAAACAGACAAAGGAGAACTCTCTCGCAagctgagagagagaaaggaaaaggaaaaacgaCGTTAAAGGCAAGAGGGAGTTGAGGAGACTTGAGAGGGAGGATTGGAACGGATGGGATTGTTCTGCCTTATATAGAGATTTTAGGACCGGCTCTCGGAGAAATGGTTGTGGGGCTCAGGGCTTAAGACTCTAGGGGAGATGCTTCTATGTTTCAAGTTTCACTATTGAACATACGATCACCGTACAAGTCAGCATTCAACATTTGTCTTATTTTTTATACATACGATCACCGTACAAGTCAGCATTCAACATTTGTCTCATTTTTTATAcgatgaaaataaatataataataaaaacaaatgtTGGATGCTGACTCATACAATCAGGTAATTATACAAACAACTAATTTTTTCTCATCATGGTGGGTAGAGTGGGACGCACATTTTTATCAAGCCCATTTTTCTGGTTTTAATTTTTAGGTTTCGTATCGTGTTAGTACAAGTCTGGAGAGTCTGGACTCAACTTTTtggtagggatgtaaatgggtAGTTGAAATCTGAATTCGAATTCGCATTCGTATTCATTTAGGGGTATCTATATTCGGTAAAAGGGTATCCGGAATAAAGTCTGAATtatcagaaaaataatttttcgatccgattaaataatcaattaatgattttgagggtttttgaaGTTTAAACAGGTTCTAAAGAATGAGGAAAATAGTTAAAACGACTTAGAAATACGGATTAAGagaaaattatattcattgaGGGGAGAAATTTTCGGATTACACAAGTCAGAGAGTAAACGGATAGTTAAAAATCCAATTTCAATCAGCATCCGTATTCGTTTAGGGGTATCCGAATCCAATCAGGAATATCTGAATCCGAACTCATCTTATTCGAAttcgatccgtttacatccctactTTTTGGGTTCggtgtgttttttattttcgtTCAATACCTTCAGTTGGTccgatttatttttttatttttactggTTTTATAAAACCCaaccaaaaaccaaaccaataaaggtttggttcagtttgagTTAGGATAAACTAATCGATTTCAGTAAGTCCGACCGGTTCAGTCTGAAACTTGATCCCTTACCCACACGGGCCACACCCAACCCAAGGGTGTTAATTGTTTCGGTTATAATTCGGTTCAGAAGGGtaggaaccaaaaccaaatcgttTCAACTGTTCCATTGGCCCAAATCAATACCCAAATTAACAAACGGTTCTGGGTTAATGTTTTTCTAAACAGTTTCAGATATCAGTTTCGATTTTGTTAGTGATTCGAGTTAacaatttgggcccaattggaAACAAACTTGCTTCTTAAGCCCAACAAAGAAATATGATGTTGTTGGGCTTTAACCACGCCATCTAGGCTCgaattgtgatttttttttttttttttttttagatttcataaaaaaaaaaaaaaaaaaagaataattacaaCAACCTGATAGGCTAAACGAGGGATAAATCCCAAACCAGATGGACAaagcaacaataaaaaaaatgacacaaCAAAAGATGGGGgtaaataagaaagataaaacaaaaaaatgaggggaaaaaaattaatggatgatatataaaaaaattaggggagaaaaatataattaaaaggaTGATACATCAAAAGCGATGGGAGAAATAAGAGGAATATCCTAATAAGAGGTAAGATTTCTATTTCGTATAGTGTTTCGGCACATAGAAGGAATAGGAAGAAGTTTGTTTTTGTCTCAAATGTGATTGCTTCAAAGATATGATCGATAGAATGTATTGAGGaccatttcttttatttttttcccaccAAACATAATAAATCATGGTACCAATAACCAACTTACTAATAGTATCACAAGGTGATTAATAACTAAAGTTCTTCAATATCCACCTACCATTCTTTATCAAAAGGAAGGATAACTCTTGTAGTCAACATTTATAGAATACCTTTCAGACTGAATTGGAGAAATGACAAGAGAGGAATAAATGGAGTACACTTTCCAATGAATTCTAGCAAAAGTAACaattaggctccgtttggtatcgttctaaaaaaacgtttctggagttttttcgttctattggaacgaaaaaacagaatcttctgtttggtgtccttatggtctgtttctatttttttggaacaaaaagtgaaaaaaaaaaatactgaaaaaactgaaaaatggagttccgtcttcccagtttcgttccattttaNNNNNNNNNNNNNNNNNNNNaaaaaaaaaaaaaaaaaaaaaaaaatcccgataaaaatctgaaattttgaaataccattttttcgtttaaaaactgtgttttgacatagaaactgaaattttcgtttctaaCACGAAACGAcatttctgaaacagaaacgataccaaacgggcccttagataCTTGAccaatttttcaaaagaataaaTTCTTTAGTAGGTAGTAAATTTATTATAGCTCTCCAAACACTAAAACAATCTCTTGGGATATTGAAGCTAAACCAAACCATCCTACAAAGGGGTGTAGTTACAATTAGAGGAATGCACACTCTGGGAGGCATTGCGAACACATGACACAAGCAGACTGGTCTGGGGTATTTCCACCCTAGGTCGTACCTACTCACTTCAAAAAGAGGATAAATGGGTATAAGAAGTCGCCACATAAATAAGAGTCTAGGACCTATAAATGTCTTTCTTTTTTAGGGATAAAAATAAACTCCTATGGATGACTTTGCTTACTCAGATCTTTGGGTAAGCATGGAtggggaaggtgttaggcactcaaTCCATTTGGCTAAAGGCTAGTCACCTTCTAATTTGACCATTCATAAATACTTACAAGTCCTATTAACTAGTTTTATATATCTAAGCATGTATagtaagaaaatataaaaaagctAACCCTAGTCTAGATTGCTAGGCTAGAAAGCAAGTAAATTATGCGAAGCCGACTACATTATCTATGTAATGTATGCGCTATCATGTTATGGTATAAAATCTTGTAAACTATGCTACATAATGTATAGGCTATCATGTTGTGGTATGGATACTGTAAAACATGATATACATGGCATACTACTTAATATGGTATGTATAGCATTATTTGTTTGGTAAGGTATGTATAGTATACTATACTAAATTAATATGTATataatatatgtatgtatgttataCTTAATCTCTACATAGGATCCGAACCTAAACTGACCTTGTTCAAATAAGAGACACCCTATGGCCCTTCGGGTGGCCCACCAGAAGCAACATCTATTATATCAGAACATAAATTCTTACCAAACACCCTCCTCCATTCCCTTAGATGCACCTTCTGAATCCTCCATCTCATCACCATGATTATCAAGGCTGCTAATTTGGGGCAGTTCTTCCCCACTTTTAACCAAGTTTTATCAATTTAAAACTAATGCCTTTAATGGTTCAAATGGTTTGATGTCTTAATTTCTAGAACTACAGGCTCATGCCTCAAGCGAGGCACATGATGCACAATTGCACGTCTCTCTATCAAAAGTCTGAGAATACATCTGTCATAAATCTAAAATAAAGTTTCATGCAGTGATattgaagttgaaccttgtCGCTCCCCCCCCGCCTCCccccccgaaaaaaaaaataaataaataaaaataaaaggatataTTAGAAAAAACATTATGTTTTCATCTATTCTCAATTACAATTGGACTAcgtcaaggatcaactttagtcccttatttgtttgcacttatcataGATGAAttacattcaagatgaggtttcgtggtgtatgctctttACTAATGACATTGTTTTGGTAGGAGACAAAAGTTTGGGATTAACACTTAGTTGGAGCTGTGGAGATTAACCAtgaaatcaaaaggttttaagataaatagaacgaagacagagtatatgacgtgcaactttagtcacactacaatggataatgaaatggtgaaaattgaagagagagaggtatcACAAAGTGATCATTTCAGGTATCTAAAATcaactataaataaagaagatgatagaaaggatgatgtttcacataAGATTaaggtgggatggatgaagttgAGAGGTGCATGTGAAGTGTTGTGTGAATGATGTGttcttttaaaacttaaagaaaaGTTCACATTCATTTGACCGACTATGATATATATTGCAGAATGCTGGGCTTTTAAGAAAtgtcatatagataagctatCTGTAACAAAAATGAGGATATTGAGATGCATGTGTGTAAAAACTAGGAATGATAAAGTtaagaatgaccatattagagctgactGGGAATTGTGTCGATTCATGATAATCTCTGAGAAAGTCCTTTGAAGTGGTATGGCCATGATCAACGGAGACATGGGGATGCACCACTAAGAAGGAGTGAActaattcaaattgaaggagttacaagAGCTAGTGGCAAACCCAAAATCATCATATGAAAAGTAATGAGGAAAGACATACATAGTTTAGTCTTGTCCCAGCCTCCCaggtatgacctcgaatagatctGTTTGTTGTTGCAATACATTTATGTTTTCAGAATTGCCTTTCAAAACTATGTATTTTCATCGTTGTTATGCCATTTTCCTTATTTACTTGGAAAATCATATAactcacatttttattttattttttttattttatttttttttatttaccatAAGTCAATGAATGTGAAGCTTATGCTCCATGCCTCTTGAAAATGTCAACGATCCAGAGAATACACTTCAAACTTTGTCACAAAAACTGATTATACAAATGTTTATGTAATAAAGACAATCACATCAAATCTTCTCTTCCAAAATTATATAATCTCTTTTATCATAATTCTgaatttcttatatttttctagGCTATAGCAAGTATTTTATACAACATAGTTACATTCCACAAACTGGCAGTAGTTAACTTCTTGTCACAACTGTAGCAGTTTGAAGACCAAATTCAATTGATACGTGCACAATTCCAAGGATAACAAGATTATTAAGTGCAGTGGTCAAAGATTGCTGGTATACAACATTTGTCTCATTCTTGACAATGAGGATTGAATTGATAACAGTAGTTGAAAAACTGCATCCCTCATAGAAGGATGTATTTTGGTTCCCTTATTTTCTCTACTATCATAATCATTCACATGGATTGAAAACAAGTCATCTAAAGACTATAATTGTTAATGTTATGGATACTCCAAAAAGCACATGTGGATTACCTAAAACATATGGGGCATTCCAAACCAAATCTAGAAGAAAGTACAGTTGATTAACAGCATAAACCTATTGTTTGATTGTAACTACCCAAAGCTTTTGAGACAAAATCATTTCTGTAAAGAATTGTttcaataaaatcctaaagGTCAAATCTCGGTCAAAAAACAATGATGTTACATAGATAACAACATAAGGCCAATTAGGGAAATAAGTAGAGAACAATCAAAATTTACTCACCATTGAATATATCTCCACACACCACCACCATTCTTTTCACAGTTTACAGTGCCAATTGGAAAGGGTCATGACTGTATATCTTCTCTTCCCATCACTGATGGACACGGTGGTGTCATGGTCTTGTCCTTGCTTCTTGGAACAGATTCTTCCTCCACCATGGGCAGCTGCCTTTCCAAATCATAATATCCTTTGAAAACTCTACTAGGGCTTGGAGAGTTTAGCATCTTCAGCATGGATGCGCTGAGGCCATTCCAAAGTCGAGGACTTGGGCTTGATTGCAAGTGAAATGATCCATCCTCGCGGGGCAAAGGAGACAGTACCCTCTCGCTACTCTCACCCATTTGTTTTCTGTAAAATTTATCTCCCACAATATCATAGAAATCCACTGTCCGCACTTCTTGAGctagagcacatgaaaaacagAAAAGCCACGCTGCGAAATCAGTCAGCGAAGGGTTACGACAGCAGAAGTCATTAGCAGGCAAATTGAATTTCTTCCTCATCTCGATCCTCCAGAAGCCCCCATACAGCAATCCAAATACACAAAGCAAAATCCCTGTGATGCCCAATGCTTCCTTAACAGCCTCACTGTCAATATTAATGGCAGCAAGATTGAAAACCCAAAAGGGAGAagtacaaaatagaaaaaaagtcGCAATGTGAACATACATGTTCCCAAACCCAAGTCTCTTCATATTCCACCCAAAAACACAGAAACTACAGAAGAATGTgagataagaaagagaaatatcatCCCAATAATCAAGTAAACCTCCTCTCCACTCGGGTCTGTTCACAACTCTCTGCTCATGTCTGTCCTCCTCAAAAGACATCACTCTTAGGTGATTTGAACGGTCAGT from Macadamia integrifolia cultivar HAES 741 chromosome 14, SCU_Mint_v3, whole genome shotgun sequence encodes the following:
- the LOC122061434 gene encoding wound-induced protein 1-like produces the protein MMRLLTGASSSSDKPFVFLPLTFAAICSTVLVEGIDRNHSVLWVHAWTVTRDGIITQVREYFNTSLTVTRIIDNSNQSSPASSSTSPSSSSSSPAVASFKCQQLWQSKLSKAIGKDVPGLVLAI